One genomic region from Prevotella sp. Rep29 encodes:
- a CDS encoding PH domain-containing protein, with amino-acid sequence MNKLFRRQIGIASVLYIAILALLSFYFFWQRTGWNILFGIILLLLAAISIERLLHTTYTLTEDGKLAIDSGRGSRRKTIATEKIIRVTPHRVLFGFSKYLLVEYGNGKLLPIQPDNETLFLEELKKRQHETT; translated from the coding sequence ATGAATAAATTATTTCGCCGACAGATAGGCATCGCCTCTGTTCTTTATATCGCCATACTGGCGCTCCTAAGCTTCTATTTCTTCTGGCAGCGCACGGGATGGAACATCCTTTTCGGCATCATCCTGCTCTTGCTGGCAGCCATCTCCATTGAACGTCTTCTGCATACGACGTACACACTCACGGAAGACGGAAAACTCGCTATCGACAGCGGACGGGGAAGCCGGAGAAAGACGATTGCCACTGAGAAAATCATACGCGTCACTCCCCACCGGGTACTCTTCGGATTCAGCAAATACCTGCTTGTGGAGTATGGCAACGGGAAGCTGCTACCCATACAGCCCGACAACGAAACCCTCTTTCTGGAAGAACTTAAAAAGCGACAGCATGAAACGACATAG
- the ftcD gene encoding glutamate formimidoyltransferase, which produces MANLKKIVECVPNFSEGRNMAVIKQITDEIEKVKGIKLLDVDPGEATNRTVVTFVGEPENVVEAAFRAVCKAGQLIDMRQHTGAHPRMGATDVCPLIPVAGITLEECAELARKLAERIANELNIPCYCYEAAALKPERQNLAVCREGEYEALADKLGTPGKEPDFGARAFDEGVARTGCTAVGARDFLIAVNYNLNTTSTRRANAIAFDVREKGRPQREGGSPVGKPMKDENGNTIMIPGTLKSTKAIGWFIDEYGIAQVSMNITNINVTPLHVAFDEVCRCAQNRGIRVTGTEIVGLIPKRTLIEAGKYFLEKQNRSVGIPEEDIINIAIHSMGLDDLKPFNPREKVIEFLLEDENKTAKLVDLTVKGFAEETSRESPAPGGGTISAYMGALGAALGTMVANLSSHKAGWDARWNEFSQWADKGQELMTELLHLVDEDTEAFNRIMAAFGMPKKTDEEKEARSAAIQEATLYATEVPLQTMKASYKAFDICRAMAEEGNPNSVSDAGVGALAARAAVLGAGLNVKINAGSLKDKATADKLIGEANELIVKANEAEKEIIAIVESKLI; this is translated from the coding sequence ATGGCAAATCTAAAGAAAATTGTAGAATGTGTTCCTAATTTCAGTGAGGGACGCAACATGGCGGTAATCAAGCAGATTACTGACGAGATTGAGAAAGTAAAAGGTATCAAACTTCTGGATGTTGACCCGGGAGAGGCTACCAATCGCACGGTCGTCACTTTCGTCGGTGAGCCCGAGAATGTGGTGGAGGCGGCTTTCCGTGCAGTATGTAAAGCTGGACAGTTGATAGATATGCGTCAGCATACCGGTGCCCATCCCCGTATGGGAGCCACCGATGTGTGTCCGCTCATCCCCGTGGCAGGCATCACGCTCGAAGAGTGTGCCGAACTGGCACGCAAGTTGGCAGAACGCATCGCCAACGAGTTGAACATTCCGTGCTATTGCTACGAGGCTGCGGCGTTGAAGCCAGAGCGTCAGAACCTGGCTGTTTGTCGCGAAGGAGAGTATGAAGCGCTTGCCGACAAACTCGGAACGCCAGGTAAAGAGCCCGATTTCGGTGCCCGTGCTTTCGATGAAGGTGTGGCACGTACAGGCTGTACGGCTGTTGGCGCCCGCGACTTCCTGATTGCTGTCAACTACAATCTCAACACCACTTCTACACGTCGTGCCAATGCGATTGCTTTCGACGTTCGCGAGAAAGGTCGTCCGCAACGTGAGGGCGGTTCGCCCGTTGGCAAGCCGATGAAAGACGAGAACGGCAACACCATCATGATTCCCGGAACGCTGAAGTCAACGAAAGCGATTGGTTGGTTCATTGACGAGTATGGCATCGCCCAGGTATCGATGAACATTACCAATATCAATGTGACGCCGCTCCACGTGGCGTTCGACGAGGTATGTCGCTGTGCACAGAATCGTGGCATTCGCGTGACGGGAACGGAAATCGTCGGTCTGATACCGAAACGCACGCTCATCGAAGCCGGAAAATATTTCTTGGAGAAGCAGAATCGCTCGGTGGGTATTCCGGAAGAGGATATCATCAACATCGCCATCCACTCGATGGGGCTTGACGACCTGAAACCGTTCAATCCGCGCGAGAAAGTAATCGAATTCTTGCTGGAAGATGAGAACAAGACAGCGAAACTGGTGGACCTCACCGTGAAGGGATTTGCTGAAGAGACGTCGCGCGAGAGCCCTGCTCCCGGTGGCGGCACGATTTCCGCTTACATGGGTGCACTGGGCGCTGCACTGGGAACGATGGTCGCTAACCTGTCGAGCCACAAGGCAGGATGGGACGCTCGTTGGAACGAATTCAGCCAGTGGGCAGACAAAGGTCAGGAGCTGATGACGGAGTTGCTGCACCTCGTAGATGAAGACACGGAGGCCTTCAACCGCATCATGGCAGCCTTTGGAATGCCGAAGAAGACCGATGAGGAGAAGGAGGCGCGCTCGGCAGCCATTCAGGAGGCTACGCTCTACGCCACGGAAGTGCCCCTGCAGACGATGAAGGCATCGTATAAGGCATTTGACATCTGCCGCGCGATGGCTGAAGAGGGCAATCCGAACAGCGTGAGTGATGCCGGAGTAGGTGCGTTGGCAGCACGTGCGGCTGTTCTGGGCGCTGGTCTGAACGTGAAGATCAATGCCGGTTCGCTCAAGGATAAGGCTACCGCCGACAAACTGATTGGCGAGGCTAACGAACTGATAGTTAAGGCTAACGAGGCAGAGAAGGAAATCATTGCGATTGTGGAAAGCAAGTTGATTTGA
- the dacB gene encoding D-alanyl-D-alanine carboxypeptidase/D-alanyl-D-alanine-endopeptidase translates to MKRHSIFFLLLLCLSLTLTTSAQDVRDNELSARQDSAVVDSIVPEWPQNLQTKLNKLLEDKLLEVSLAGIMVYDLTADSIIFSHNERQLMRPASTMKMITAVAALDRLGGSHLFKTKLAYTGKLDNRTLDGNLYLIGGFDPQFSNEDLSAFVQRIKEMGIDTITGKLIADKSMKDDKPMGEGWCWDDDDSNPLMSPLQINKKDDVIGRFRRELIREGVHIVGFTEEGRAPRNVQEICVRSHTMDQILLPMMKNSDNLYAEAMFYQMGATTGAHPANAKSAAGVVKKLITKLGLKTDDYRIADGSGLSLYNYVTPELEMKFLKYAYENRHIYDHLYPSMPIASEDGTLKKRMQGTPAAGNVHAKTGTVTGVSCLAGYCTAANGHLLCFSIMNNGLTAASKGRNFQDRVCATMCEP, encoded by the coding sequence ATGAAACGACATAGCATCTTTTTCCTGTTACTCCTCTGCCTGTCGCTCACGCTCACCACATCGGCACAGGACGTTCGCGACAACGAACTGTCTGCACGACAAGACTCTGCCGTTGTTGACTCCATCGTGCCCGAATGGCCGCAAAACCTGCAGACGAAGCTCAACAAACTGCTCGAAGACAAACTGCTCGAGGTGTCGCTTGCCGGCATCATGGTCTATGACCTCACTGCCGACTCCATCATCTTCAGCCACAACGAGCGGCAACTCATGCGACCGGCATCGACCATGAAGATGATTACTGCCGTGGCGGCGCTCGACCGACTTGGAGGCTCACACCTCTTCAAAACGAAACTGGCATACACAGGCAAACTTGACAACAGGACACTCGACGGCAATCTCTATCTTATCGGAGGATTCGACCCGCAATTCAGCAATGAAGACCTCAGTGCATTCGTGCAACGGATAAAAGAGATGGGCATCGACACCATCACCGGAAAGCTCATCGCCGACAAGTCGATGAAAGATGACAAACCGATGGGCGAAGGCTGGTGTTGGGACGATGATGACAGCAACCCACTGATGTCGCCGCTGCAAATCAACAAGAAGGACGACGTCATCGGGCGATTCCGCCGCGAACTCATCCGCGAAGGTGTTCACATAGTGGGATTTACCGAGGAGGGGAGGGCACCCAGGAACGTGCAGGAAATCTGCGTTCGCAGCCACACGATGGACCAAATCCTGCTCCCGATGATGAAAAACAGTGACAACCTCTACGCCGAAGCCATGTTCTACCAGATGGGTGCCACCACTGGAGCCCATCCCGCCAATGCCAAGAGTGCTGCCGGGGTCGTGAAAAAACTCATCACTAAACTCGGGCTCAAGACCGACGACTACCGCATCGCCGACGGGAGCGGGCTGTCGCTCTACAACTACGTCACGCCCGAACTCGAAATGAAATTCCTCAAATACGCATACGAGAACCGCCACATCTACGACCACCTCTACCCCTCCATGCCGATTGCCAGCGAGGACGGGACGCTCAAGAAACGGATGCAGGGCACACCGGCAGCCGGCAATGTCCACGCAAAGACGGGAACGGTGACCGGTGTCAGCTGTCTCGCCGGCTATTGCACGGCAGCCAACGGCCATCTGCTCTGCTTCTCAATCATGAACAACGGACTCACTGCCGCCAGTAAGGGCAGGAATTTCCAAGACCGCGTGTGTGCCACCATGTGCGAACCTTAA